A section of the Bacillus pumilus genome encodes:
- a CDS encoding MBL fold metallo-hydrolase has protein sequence MIEINSVSSSSKGNCYRVTDGKTPLLLECGITFKVMQRAFDFNMSFAGCLITHEHGDHCKALKDVLRAGIDCYMSHGTAQALGVEEHHRINLVKARQAFRIGTWLIMPFDVQHDVSEPYGFLLANEDGDKLLFATDTYYIKYKFPGLTHIMVECNYAESILDANIENGSIHKSMRNRLIQSHFSLENVKTFLAANDLSKVQEIWLLHLSDTNSDERLFKEEIAKQTGKVVYIPK, from the coding sequence TTGATTGAAATAAACTCTGTCTCATCAAGTAGTAAGGGGAATTGCTATCGGGTGACTGATGGTAAAACCCCGCTCCTATTGGAGTGTGGTATCACCTTTAAAGTGATGCAACGTGCTTTTGATTTCAATATGAGCTTCGCTGGTTGCCTCATCACTCATGAGCATGGTGATCACTGCAAGGCATTGAAAGATGTATTGAGAGCCGGCATTGATTGTTATATGTCTCATGGAACGGCACAAGCTCTTGGAGTGGAAGAGCACCACAGAATCAATCTTGTAAAAGCTCGACAGGCGTTTAGGATCGGCACGTGGCTAATTATGCCCTTTGATGTTCAACACGACGTATCTGAGCCGTATGGCTTCCTATTGGCTAATGAGGACGGAGACAAGCTCCTCTTTGCCACTGACACCTATTACATCAAATACAAGTTCCCTGGACTCACGCACATCATGGTTGAGTGCAATTACGCAGAGTCCATTTTGGATGCAAATATTGAGAATGGGAGCATTCACAAAAGCATGCGTAATCGCCTCATACAGTCGCATTTCAGCCTTGAGAATGTAAAGACATTCCTAGCTGCAAATGACTTGTCAAAAGTGCAGGAAATATGGTTGTTGCACCTATCTGACACAAACAGTGATGAGCGGTTGTTTAAAGAAGAAATAGCAAAACAAACAGGAAAGGTTGTCTATATACCAAAATGA
- a CDS encoding helix-turn-helix domain-containing protein: protein MMSFGDRLRMARIKKQYTQSDMANFLDITSQGYGKYEIGKSEPDIATLIKLSTLLDVSIDYLAKGAEADYINDLLKDPVTLLTSQAGNITREEAKKFSIG, encoded by the coding sequence ATGATGTCATTTGGTGACAGATTGAGAATGGCCCGAATAAAAAAACAATATACCCAAAGTGATATGGCGAATTTTTTAGATATTACATCTCAAGGTTATGGAAAATATGAAATTGGGAAATCCGAACCTGATATAGCTACTCTGATTAAACTCAGCACTTTATTAGATGTATCTATAGATTATCTTGCCAAAGGTGCTGAAGCAGACTATATTAATGATCTTTTAAAAGACCCAGTGACATTATTGACTAGCCAAGCAGGCAATATAACGAGAGAAGAAGCAAAAAAATTCTCAATTGGGTGA
- a CDS encoding helix-turn-helix domain-containing protein — MKLGVVLRKARLQAGISQEKLAEMLSRSRSCISKIENDQKVLDVPTYVRWMEATNAKEAMIATLCGIDPLAVTQQITAIMALFGG, encoded by the coding sequence GTGAAGTTGGGTGTGGTGCTTCGTAAAGCGCGATTGCAGGCAGGCATTTCCCAAGAGAAGTTAGCGGAAATGCTTAGCCGATCTCGTAGCTGCATATCGAAGATCGAAAATGATCAGAAGGTACTTGATGTACCTACATATGTACGGTGGATGGAAGCCACAAACGCTAAAGAAGCAATGATAGCTACATTATGCGGGATTGATCCACTGGCTGTCACACAGCAAATAACGGCCATCATGGCTTTGTTCGGAGGATGA
- a CDS encoding tyrosine-type recombinase/integrase — protein MPSIEKRGEKSFRLVLEVGTKGNRKKEYKLIKIEDPKILKSKRKLNTYLEGEWYKFKREYEEGAYINSGKRTFKLFLTDWFEKYGVKSLDEVTLETYNSIINTGILEYFGEMEIEKVQPIHILNFLDDYTKQNPDASSSSIHARYKILRDIFGKAADWRLINENPVANVKPPKITYKEYDIYTEEEITDLFKLLDEKASLFHRVAIKFAFTGGFRRGELLAIDESDLSFETNKVRIDESLQYTKKYGHRFKEPKSKSYRTISIPEEVMKEAAILLREVKKNRLKLGELWEGCPEDKNKLLLFGGDRGKPLHPTSLNTWWSRFVKRHDIKKIRFHDMRHTHATMLINQVGKIPGFNIKSVSKRLGHTNVKTTLETYTHSDEGADDLVADAITNLLQIR, from the coding sequence ATGCCTAGTATTGAGAAAAGAGGAGAAAAATCATTCCGTCTTGTTTTAGAAGTAGGAACAAAAGGAAATAGAAAAAAAGAATACAAACTAATAAAAATTGAAGACCCTAAAATACTAAAGTCAAAAAGAAAGCTAAACACATACCTAGAAGGAGAATGGTATAAATTCAAAAGGGAGTATGAAGAAGGTGCTTATATAAACTCTGGAAAAAGAACCTTTAAATTGTTTCTCACTGATTGGTTTGAAAAGTATGGAGTTAAATCATTAGATGAGGTAACTCTTGAAACTTACAACTCTATAATTAACACAGGAATTCTTGAATATTTTGGGGAAATGGAGATTGAGAAGGTTCAACCAATTCATATTCTTAATTTTTTGGATGATTACACTAAACAAAATCCAGATGCTTCAAGTTCTAGCATCCATGCTCGTTATAAGATTTTACGAGATATTTTTGGCAAGGCAGCTGATTGGCGGCTGATTAATGAAAATCCTGTAGCAAATGTAAAGCCACCAAAAATAACATATAAAGAGTATGACATCTACACTGAAGAAGAGATCACAGACCTTTTTAAACTTTTGGATGAAAAAGCATCGTTATTCCACCGAGTAGCTATCAAATTTGCTTTTACTGGTGGCTTTAGACGCGGTGAACTACTTGCAATTGATGAAAGTGACCTCTCATTCGAAACGAATAAAGTACGAATTGATGAGAGCCTACAATATACTAAAAAGTATGGACACCGCTTTAAAGAGCCTAAATCTAAATCATATAGAACTATCTCAATACCAGAAGAAGTGATGAAAGAAGCAGCGATCTTATTAAGAGAAGTAAAGAAGAACAGATTGAAGTTAGGTGAGCTGTGGGAAGGTTGCCCTGAAGATAAAAATAAGCTTTTACTGTTTGGTGGTGACCGTGGCAAACCACTTCATCCTACTTCTTTAAATACATGGTGGAGTCGATTTGTAAAAAGGCACGATATTAAGAAAATTCGGTTTCATGATATGCGTCATACTCATGCTACTATGTTAATAAACCAAGTCGGAAAAATACCTGGGTTTAATATTAAATCTGTCTCAAAGCGCTTAGGTCATACAAATGTTAAAACAACTCTTGAAACGTATACACATTCGGATGAAGGAGCAGACGATCTGGTGGCGGATGCTATAACAAACTTATTACAAATTCGATAA
- a CDS encoding spore germination protein, translated as MRTNHIYIHDISGQAIVNFGNVGRICPMSATKETAGSGSANETNQSSNQSLLDATFSNNVQITKGRCMNSSL; from the coding sequence ATGAGAACGAATCATATTTATATTCACGATATTTCTGGCCAGGCAATCGTCAACTTTGGCAATGTCGGACGCATTTGTCCTATGAGTGCTACGAAGGAAACAGCAGGTTCCGGCAGTGCGAATGAGACAAATCAATCATCCAATCAAAGCTTATTGGATGCTACTTTTTCAAACAATGTACAAATCACAAAAGGTAGATGTATGAATTCCTCTCTTTAA
- a CDS encoding helix-turn-helix domain-containing protein, with amino-acid sequence MQRTVLTPSEAAKFLGIHKETVYIMCRKKRLPHFRVGKKIYFRIDSLNEWINKQINESVQPQEAEEA; translated from the coding sequence ATGCAAAGAACAGTTTTAACACCATCTGAAGCAGCTAAGTTCTTAGGAATTCATAAGGAAACGGTTTATATCATGTGTAGAAAAAAACGTCTCCCTCACTTTCGAGTAGGAAAGAAAATTTACTTTCGGATTGATTCCCTGAATGAGTGGATCAACAAGCAAATCAATGAAAGTGTTCAACCACAGGAAGCAGAAGAAGCATAA
- a CDS encoding iron-containing alcohol dehydrogenase, translated as MENFIYYNPTKLMFGKGQLERLKSELARYGKRVLLVYGGGSIKKNGLYDNVIRALNEAEAEVFELSGVEPNPRLTTVKKGIDICQNENIDFLLAVGGGSVIDCTKAIAAGAEYDGDVWDIISKKTTAQKALPFGTVLTLAATGSEMNPDSVITNWETNEKYVWGSSVTHPAFSILDPEHTYSVPENQTVYGMVDMMSHVFEQYFHKVKNTPLQDRMCFAVLQTVIETAPKLLEDLQNYEHRETILYAGTIALNGTLQMGYFGDWASHTIEHAVSAVYDIPHAGGLAILFPNWMRHTLDHNVERFKNLMLNMFDIETEGKSDRDIALEGIDKLSAFWTSLGAPSRLADYDIGEDQLDKIADIAAKEMEYGGFGNFMKLGRDDILSILKASL; from the coding sequence ATGGAAAATTTTATTTACTATAATCCAACGAAATTAATGTTTGGAAAAGGACAACTAGAACGACTGAAAAGCGAACTCGCTCGTTATGGAAAACGAGTGTTACTTGTATATGGTGGCGGCAGCATTAAGAAAAATGGTCTATATGATAATGTGATTCGCGCATTAAATGAAGCAGAAGCTGAAGTATTTGAACTGTCAGGAGTTGAACCAAATCCGCGCCTCACTACGGTGAAAAAAGGAATCGACATCTGCCAAAATGAAAATATTGATTTCTTATTAGCTGTTGGCGGCGGCAGTGTGATTGACTGTACAAAAGCGATTGCAGCCGGTGCAGAATACGATGGAGATGTGTGGGACATTATCTCAAAGAAAACAACCGCTCAAAAGGCATTGCCGTTTGGCACAGTGCTGACACTTGCTGCAACTGGTTCAGAAATGAATCCAGACTCTGTCATCACAAACTGGGAAACAAATGAAAAATATGTGTGGGGCAGTTCCGTCACTCATCCTGCTTTTTCAATTTTAGACCCTGAGCACACGTATTCAGTGCCAGAAAACCAGACGGTGTACGGCATGGTCGATATGATGAGCCACGTTTTCGAGCAATACTTCCATAAGGTCAAAAACACGCCTTTACAGGATCGGATGTGTTTTGCTGTTCTTCAAACAGTCATTGAGACAGCACCAAAACTACTGGAAGACTTACAAAACTATGAGCACCGTGAAACGATCCTTTACGCAGGAACGATTGCTTTAAATGGTACGCTGCAAATGGGTTACTTTGGCGACTGGGCTTCCCATACGATTGAGCATGCAGTATCGGCTGTCTATGACATTCCGCATGCAGGCGGTCTTGCGATTCTCTTCCCAAACTGGATGCGTCATACACTCGATCACAATGTGGAACGCTTTAAAAATCTTATGCTGAACATGTTTGACATCGAGACAGAAGGAAAATCTGATCGTGATATCGCATTAGAAGGAATCGACAAGCTGTCAGCCTTCTGGACAAGCCTCGGTGCACCAAGTCGTCTAGCGGATTATGACATTGGGGAAGATCAGCTGGACAAAATTGCCGACATTGCGGCGAAAGAAATGGAATACGGTGGTTTTGGTAACTTTATGAAACTTGGCCGTGATGACATTCTTTCTATTTTGAAAGCTTCTTTATAA
- a CDS encoding helix-turn-helix domain-containing protein, which translates to MKFGDRLRILRKNKKLSQEKLGSVFGLAESTISMYERNNREPDYATLVKFAEFFNVSIDYLLTGKYYSHKAEQLLKSGQATTAASDGDTDIEKRIERIERALRLQEGRKPGDTQKNFDGD; encoded by the coding sequence ATGAAATTTGGAGATCGTTTGCGTATTTTAAGGAAGAACAAAAAACTCTCCCAAGAAAAATTGGGTAGTGTTTTTGGTCTTGCCGAAAGTACCATTAGTATGTATGAACGAAACAACAGAGAGCCAGATTATGCTACTCTGGTAAAATTCGCTGAATTTTTTAATGTTTCTATTGATTACTTATTAACAGGTAAATATTATAGCCATAAAGCTGAACAATTACTTAAAAGTGGACAAGCTACCACAGCTGCTAGTGATGGTGATACAGATATAGAAAAGAGAATCGAAAGAATTGAAAGAGCACTAAGACTTCAGGAAGGTCGAAAACCAGGAGATACACAAAAAAACTTCGACGGTGATTAA
- a CDS encoding glucose-6-phosphate isomerase: MTHIQFDYSKALPFFQEHELTYLKDFVKVAHHNIHEQTGTGSDYLGWVDLPKQYDREEFARIKKSADKIKSDSDVLLVVGIGGSYLGARAAIEFLNHSFYNTLPKGKRKTPQIIFIGNNISSSYLTDVMDLLEDADFSINVISKSGTTTEPAIAFRIFKKLLIEKYGAEEAKKRIYATTDKARGALKTLATEEGYESFIIPDDVGGRYSVLTAVGLLPIAVSGADIDQMMEGAAKASEDFASSELSENAAYQYAVVRNVLYNKGRTIEMLINYEPGLQYFAEWWKQLFGESEGKDEKGIYPSSANFSTDLHSLGQYVQEGRRDLFETIVNVDKPRHELVIEAEEQDLDGLNYLAGKTVDFVNKKAFEGTMLAHTDGKVPNLIVTIPEMDAYTFGYLVYFFEKACAMSGYLLGVNPFDQPGVEAYKVNMFALLGKPGFEEKKAELESRLKQS, from the coding sequence ATGACACATATTCAATTTGACTACTCAAAAGCGTTACCTTTCTTTCAAGAGCATGAGCTTACATATTTAAAAGATTTTGTGAAGGTGGCCCATCATAATATTCATGAACAAACGGGTACAGGCAGTGATTATTTAGGCTGGGTGGACTTACCGAAGCAATATGATCGCGAAGAATTTGCCCGCATTAAAAAAAGTGCAGATAAAATTAAATCAGACTCTGATGTCTTGCTTGTTGTCGGAATCGGCGGTTCATATCTCGGCGCACGTGCGGCGATTGAATTTTTGAACCACTCTTTCTATAACACGCTGCCAAAAGGCAAACGCAAGACTCCGCAAATCATCTTTATTGGAAACAACATCAGTTCTTCTTATTTAACAGATGTGATGGATCTATTAGAAGATGCAGATTTCTCTATTAACGTCATTTCAAAATCTGGTACAACAACAGAGCCAGCGATTGCGTTCCGTATCTTTAAAAAGCTCCTTATTGAAAAATACGGTGCTGAAGAAGCGAAAAAACGTATTTATGCAACAACTGACAAAGCACGCGGTGCATTGAAAACATTAGCAACAGAAGAAGGCTACGAATCATTTATCATCCCTGATGATGTAGGTGGACGCTATTCAGTCTTAACAGCAGTAGGTCTATTACCAATCGCTGTGAGCGGTGCTGACATTGATCAGATGATGGAGGGTGCGGCAAAAGCAAGCGAAGACTTCGCTTCATCTGAGCTTTCTGAAAATGCGGCATACCAATATGCTGTTGTTCGTAATGTCCTTTACAATAAAGGCAGAACGATTGAAATGCTGATTAACTATGAGCCTGGGCTACAATACTTTGCTGAATGGTGGAAACAATTATTCGGTGAAAGTGAAGGGAAAGATGAAAAAGGAATTTATCCTTCCTCTGCGAACTTCTCAACAGATCTTCATTCACTTGGTCAATATGTCCAAGAAGGAAGAAGAGACTTGTTTGAAACAATCGTGAATGTAGACAAGCCTCGTCATGAACTTGTCATTGAAGCAGAAGAACAAGACCTTGATGGCTTGAACTATCTAGCAGGAAAAACGGTTGATTTCGTTAATAAAAAAGCATTTGAAGGAACGATGCTTGCTCATACAGATGGAAAAGTACCGAATCTGATCGTCACAATTCCTGAGATGGATGCTTATACTTTCGGATATCTCGTTTACTTCTTTGAGAAAGCATGCGCGATGTCTGGATATCTACTAGGCGTCAATCCATTTGACCAACCTGGCGTAGAAGCTTATAAAGTGAATATGTTTGCTTTATTAGGAAAACCAGGCTTCGAAGAGAAAAAAGCCGAGCTTGAAAGCCGTCTGAAACAATCGTAA
- a CDS encoding YqaI family protein produces the protein MNIEHPMITQINATGYPRGIEVVDVVGTDYFGDEIFSNDEYVVDENVGELILLDNLNRYLKEQLDFTFVNAK, from the coding sequence ATGAACATTGAACATCCAATGATTACACAGATAAATGCTACTGGATACCCAAGAGGCATTGAAGTTGTCGATGTTGTTGGAACTGACTACTTCGGGGATGAGATCTTCTCTAATGATGAATACGTCGTTGATGAGAATGTTGGGGAACTGATTCTGCTGGATAATTTGAATCGTTACTTGAAGGAACAACTCGATTTTACCTTTGTGAATGCAAAATAA
- a CDS encoding YugN-like family protein — protein MIHVPSRLPGESFSLYHLEETMKPLGYVINGNWDYDHGYFDYKIDNRDGYTFLRVPFTAEKGQLDQPGVVVKLGDPFLLKHVYQDKLDDHAMVGNVGASFNQFQEPKEKDGDVSKAYTEIGFSLVKELEDALL, from the coding sequence ATGATTCATGTACCATCCAGGCTGCCTGGTGAAAGCTTCTCACTTTACCATTTAGAAGAGACGATGAAGCCGCTCGGTTATGTGATTAATGGTAACTGGGATTACGATCATGGATACTTTGATTATAAAATTGATAATCGTGATGGCTATACTTTTCTCAGAGTTCCTTTTACAGCTGAAAAAGGCCAGCTCGATCAGCCAGGCGTTGTGGTGAAACTGGGAGATCCATTTCTCTTAAAGCATGTCTATCAAGATAAGTTAGATGATCATGCGATGGTTGGAAATGTTGGCGCATCCTTTAACCAATTCCAAGAACCAAAAGAGAAAGATGGAGATGTATCAAAAGCTTATACTGAAATTGGCTTTTCACTCGTCAAGGAATTAGAAGACGCACTGCTTTAA
- a CDS encoding ImmA/IrrE family metallo-endopeptidase, which translates to MKYINSHLEDWIESFLINIGITEPAQMDRYRIANSLDIWIYYVNDKSHYVEINKLYSIFLNKNLTKEEQWQDFAHELCHIVRLSSTYTNFHLTKTLWNMFQEKQANYFAYHFCMPTFMLRRIDISSDPKSAIFQLSRIFKVTPEFAKHRLNLYYQKKFSQMKNVVNG; encoded by the coding sequence TTGAAGTACATAAATAGTCATTTAGAAGATTGGATTGAGTCATTCCTTATCAATATAGGTATTACTGAACCTGCACAAATGGATCGATATAGGATTGCTAATAGTCTTGATATTTGGATTTATTATGTTAACGACAAAAGTCATTATGTAGAGATTAATAAATTATATAGTATCTTTCTAAATAAGAACTTAACAAAAGAAGAACAATGGCAAGATTTTGCTCATGAACTCTGCCATATTGTTAGGCTATCTAGTACATATACAAATTTTCATTTAACCAAAACATTATGGAACATGTTTCAGGAGAAACAAGCAAATTATTTTGCATATCATTTTTGTATGCCAACTTTTATGTTAAGACGAATAGACATATCCTCTGATCCTAAGAGTGCTATTTTTCAACTTTCTAGAATATTTAAGGTAACTCCAGAATTCGCAAAACATCGTTTAAATCTTTACTACCAAAAAAAATTCTCACAGATGAAAAATGTAGTAAATGGCTAG
- a CDS encoding recombinase RecT, which produces MSNQNQLAHVQKNITDDVNNSLGRLQDEGLVLPSNYNASNALKSAFFKLQDVKDKSGKPALEVCTRESIANSLLDMVVQGLSPAKTQCYFIVYGNKLQMNRSYFGTQAVLKRLTNVKDIWSNVIYEGDVFEYEIDGGQEKLIKHETKLENRDKDIIGAYAVVKTIDDIELLTPMTKKEIETAWSQSKTSGAVQKKFPQEMAQRTVINRAAKRYINTSDDSDLLVQAINNSTENEYDNERVDVTPDEVKKEISENANSEIIDVDFNEPEEDSERYQETPEIKQSEAPEPQPSNEHDEKPSALNEEPPF; this is translated from the coding sequence ATGAGTAATCAGAATCAATTGGCACATGTGCAAAAAAACATTACTGATGATGTGAACAATAGTCTAGGCAGATTACAAGATGAAGGGTTAGTCCTGCCATCAAACTATAATGCTAGCAATGCATTAAAGAGTGCATTTTTTAAACTTCAAGACGTGAAGGATAAATCAGGGAAGCCTGCTTTAGAAGTCTGCACCAGAGAATCTATTGCCAATTCCTTGCTAGATATGGTCGTTCAAGGTTTAAGCCCTGCAAAAACTCAATGTTATTTCATTGTGTACGGGAATAAATTGCAGATGAACCGCTCGTATTTTGGCACACAAGCAGTGCTGAAACGTTTGACCAATGTCAAGGATATATGGTCAAACGTGATTTATGAAGGGGATGTCTTTGAATATGAGATTGATGGAGGGCAAGAAAAACTCATTAAACATGAAACGAAGCTTGAAAACCGAGATAAAGACATCATTGGAGCTTATGCCGTTGTAAAAACCATTGATGACATTGAGTTACTAACCCCGATGACAAAGAAAGAAATCGAAACTGCTTGGAGTCAATCGAAAACAAGTGGTGCGGTTCAGAAAAAGTTTCCGCAGGAAATGGCCCAAAGAACAGTTATTAATCGTGCTGCCAAAAGATATATAAACACAAGCGATGACAGCGATCTACTTGTCCAAGCAATCAATAATTCAACCGAGAATGAGTATGACAATGAGCGGGTTGATGTTACACCGGATGAAGTGAAAAAAGAAATTAGTGAGAATGCTAATTCAGAAATTATTGATGTTGATTTCAATGAACCTGAAGAAGATTCAGAACGATATCAAGAAACACCTGAAATAAAGCAGAGTGAAGCACCTGAGCCACAACCATCAAATGAACATGATGAAAAGCCGTCTGCATTAAATGAGGAACCACCATTTTGA
- a CDS encoding AAA family ATPase — MTKNIRLAELHLLNFKGVKSFTLETGGESAKVYGGNATGKTTLFDAFMWLLFDKDSQNKKDFEIKTLSKDNKAVSGVDHEVSAVLLIDGKSVELKKVYSEKWTKKRGSAKQVFSGHTTNYHVNGVPVKKKEFAEKVNEIISEDIFKLITSPSYFNEQMKWQDRLNVLMEIGGAVTDEDVISKNNSLSKLQSILDERSLDEQKSILAEKRKKITKLLEQYPVRIDEINLSIDDVSDLDHEQLKEELKALESSLMALEDKVRSIRADAGADRKKRVLQLEIDLQQIMNEYDSKRFQVVNEKKEAYYKAKNDLSQIQNDLSNLITKKEHLTPFLSQIDKERFELRKEWSKKYEESFEDHQTACPTCGQALPEEKIQAAIEKFNLQKSDSLERIADKGKQLGIEYDSKQNELYEVDEQIQKLNLEEKFKASNLEKLKENMEQAETSIAPLSDNPMYLAKVEELEKINNEIQSGEQETSGTVQAINEQIKGKQQEMTLIRNDLSRIDQAQKALNRINELKEEERKMADEYNEVEQQSFLIEEFIRTKMNLMEERINSKFKYARFKLFEEQVNGGLTETCETLYEGVPYSKGLNNAARINVGLDIINTLNEHYGISAPIFVDNAEAVTELIETDSQLISLVVSKKDKQLRVVNQDDVTGGYR; from the coding sequence ATGACCAAAAATATCAGGTTGGCAGAACTCCATCTATTAAATTTCAAGGGTGTAAAATCATTCACCCTTGAAACAGGTGGAGAAAGTGCAAAGGTCTATGGTGGTAACGCTACAGGCAAAACAACGTTATTTGATGCTTTCATGTGGCTGCTCTTTGATAAAGACAGTCAAAACAAAAAAGACTTTGAGATCAAGACGCTCTCAAAAGATAACAAAGCGGTAAGCGGCGTTGATCATGAGGTATCGGCTGTACTCTTAATCGACGGAAAGTCGGTTGAATTGAAAAAGGTCTATTCAGAGAAATGGACCAAGAAACGGGGATCAGCAAAGCAAGTCTTTTCTGGCCATACCACCAATTATCATGTGAATGGTGTACCAGTTAAGAAAAAAGAGTTTGCTGAGAAGGTCAATGAGATTATCTCTGAGGATATTTTCAAACTCATTACGTCTCCAAGTTATTTCAACGAACAAATGAAGTGGCAGGATCGCCTAAATGTTCTCATGGAGATCGGTGGTGCTGTGACTGATGAGGACGTTATTTCAAAAAACAATTCATTATCAAAACTTCAATCGATCTTAGATGAAAGAAGTCTTGATGAACAAAAGAGCATACTTGCTGAAAAACGTAAAAAGATCACTAAACTCTTAGAACAATATCCGGTTAGGATAGATGAAATTAACCTCTCTATTGATGATGTCAGTGATCTTGACCATGAACAATTGAAAGAAGAGTTAAAAGCTCTAGAGTCATCACTTATGGCATTGGAAGATAAAGTCCGCTCTATCAGAGCTGATGCAGGAGCAGATAGAAAGAAGCGTGTGCTTCAGCTCGAAATCGATCTGCAACAAATTATGAATGAGTATGACTCAAAAAGATTTCAGGTAGTGAATGAGAAAAAAGAAGCCTACTACAAAGCGAAAAACGATCTTTCTCAAATCCAGAATGATCTCAGTAATTTGATCACGAAGAAAGAGCACTTAACACCTTTTCTATCTCAAATAGATAAAGAACGCTTTGAGTTACGAAAAGAATGGTCTAAAAAGTACGAAGAATCGTTTGAGGATCATCAAACAGCTTGTCCAACATGTGGACAAGCATTGCCGGAAGAAAAAATTCAAGCTGCTATTGAGAAATTCAATTTACAAAAAAGTGATTCTCTTGAGCGCATAGCCGATAAGGGAAAGCAATTAGGAATTGAATATGACAGTAAGCAAAATGAGCTGTATGAAGTTGATGAGCAAATTCAAAAGTTGAATTTGGAAGAGAAATTTAAGGCTTCAAATTTAGAAAAACTGAAAGAAAATATGGAACAAGCTGAAACGTCCATTGCTCCGCTTTCCGATAATCCAATGTATCTAGCCAAGGTAGAGGAGCTTGAAAAGATCAATAACGAGATCCAGTCTGGTGAGCAGGAGACAAGTGGAACTGTTCAAGCCATTAATGAACAGATCAAGGGAAAACAGCAGGAAATGACCTTGATTCGCAATGACCTTTCTCGCATCGATCAAGCTCAAAAGGCTCTCAATCGAATTAATGAGCTGAAGGAAGAAGAACGGAAAATGGCTGATGAATATAACGAGGTAGAACAGCAGTCATTCCTGATTGAAGAGTTCATCAGAACCAAAATGAACCTTATGGAAGAACGGATAAACAGCAAATTCAAGTATGCTCGCTTCAAATTGTTTGAAGAGCAAGTGAATGGTGGACTAACTGAGACCTGTGAAACGCTGTATGAAGGTGTACCTTACTCCAAAGGCCTAAACAATGCGGCGCGAATCAATGTCGGTTTAGACATCATTAATACTCTAAATGAGCATTATGGTATTTCTGCGCCGATCTTCGTTGATAACGCTGAGGCAGTTACTGAATTAATAGAAACTGATTCACAACTTATTAGTTTGGTTGTTTCCAAGAAAGACAAGCAGCTGCGAGTTGTGAATCAAGATGACGTTACAGGAGGATACAGATGA
- a CDS encoding helix-turn-helix transcriptional regulator, whose translation MNKKLIGEKLLLLRNKRPRAIIATAIGISESALAMYESGNRTPRDEIKIKIAAFYNKTVQEIFFD comes from the coding sequence TTGAATAAAAAGCTCATTGGCGAAAAATTGTTACTCCTCAGAAATAAGAGGCCTAGAGCAATTATAGCTACTGCTATCGGCATTAGTGAGAGTGCTTTGGCTATGTATGAATCAGGAAACAGGACTCCAAGAGATGAAATAAAAATCAAGATTGCTGCCTTTTATAACAAAACAGTACAAGAAATTTTTTTTGATTAA